The Dama dama isolate Ldn47 chromosome 23, ASM3311817v1, whole genome shotgun sequence genome contains a region encoding:
- the TUBAL3 gene encoding tubulin alpha chain-like 3 isoform X1: MRECLSIHIGQAGVQIGGACWELYCLEHGIQPDGIVPDGGQDPLAPAKTEPMGASFDSFFCETRAGKYVPRALFMDLEPTVIDEVRAGSYRSLFHSEQLVSGKEDAANNYARGHYSVGPEILDLVLERIRKLAKHCSGLQGFLIFRSFGGGTGSGFTSLLLEQLSAEYSGKTKLEFSVYPAPRISTAIVEPYNSILTTHPTIEYVDCTFLVDNEAIYNICHGKLDLERPSYASINRLISQAASSITASLRFEGILNVDLIEFQTNLVPYPRIHFPVTSFAPILSADSNHHKEPSVLDITAACFEPSHQLVRCDPRLGKYVACCLLYRGDVVPKEVNAAIVATKSRNSVQFVDWCPTGFKVGINNRPPREVPGGDLAEVQRAVCMLSNSTAVAEAWARLGHKFDLMFAKRAFLHWYIREGMEEGEFAEAREDLAVLEKDYEEMGRSL, encoded by the exons ATG AGGGAGTGCCTGTCTATCCACATTGGCCAGGCCGGTGTCCAGATTGGGGGTGCTTGCTGGGAGCTCTATTGCCTGGAACACGGAATCCAGCCAGATGGTATTGTTCCCGATGGCGGTCAGGATCCGCTGGCACCTGCTAAAACAGAGCCCATGGGTGCATCTTTCGATTCCTTCTTTTGTGAGACCAGAGCTGGGAAGTATGTGCCCAGAGCACTCTTCATGGACCTGGAGCCTACTGTCATAG ACGAGGTGCGTGCAGGCAGCTACCGCTCACTCTTCCACTCTGAGCAGCTCGTCAGTGGAAAAGAAGATGCTGCAAACAACTACGCCCGAGGTCACTACTCTGTGGGGCCAGAGATCCTCGACCTGGTGCTGGAGAGGATCCGCAAGCTGGCAA aacactgcagtgggcttCAGGGGTTTCTGATCTTCCGAAGCTTTGGAGGAGGCACTGGGTCGGGATTTACGTCTCTCTTGTTGGAGCAGCTCTCCGCAGAATATAGTGGCAAGACTAAATTGGAGTTCTCCGTCTATCCAGCCCCCAGGATCTCAACAGCTATAGTGGAGCCTTACAACTCCATCCTCACCACCCACCCCACCATAGAGTACGTGGACTGTACCTTCCTGGTGGACAACGAGGCCATCTACAACATCTGTCATGGCAAACTTGACCTTGAACGCCCCTCTTATGCCAGCATCAACAGGCTGATCAGCCAGGCAGCATCTTCCATCACTGCCTCCCTCCGGTTTGAAGGCATCCTGAACGTGGACCTGATCGAATTCCAGACCAATCTGGTGCCTTACCCACGGATACACTTCCCAGTGACCAGCTTCGCCCCCATCCTGTCCGCCGACAGCAACCACCACAAGGAGCCGTCTGTGTTGGACATCACAGCTGCATGCTTTGAGCCCTCCCACCAGCTAGTCAGGTGTGATCCTCGCCTGGGGAAGTATGTGGCCTGCTGCCTGCTCTACAGAGGGGATGTGGTCCCCAAGGAGGTGAATGCGGCGATTGTGGCCACAAAGTCCAGGAACTCTGTTCAATTTGTAGACTGGTGTCCGACTGGATTCAAGGTGGGCATCAACAATCGACCCCCCCGGGAGGTGCCAGGAGGGGACCTGGCTGAGGTCCAGCGGGCAGTCTGTATGCTGAGCAACAGCACGGCGGTTGCAGAGGCCTGGGCCCGTCTGGGCCACAAGTTTGATCTCATGTTTGCTAAGAGGGCATTTCTGCACTGGTACATCAGGGAGGGCATGGAGGAAGGCGAGTTTGCAGAGGCCAGGGAGGACTTGGCGGTCCTGGAGAAGGATTATGAGGAAATGGGGAGAAGTCTTTGA
- the TUBAL3 gene encoding tubulin alpha chain-like 3 isoform X3, protein MAPHSSTLAWKIPWTEETDEVRAGSYRSLFHSEQLVSGKEDAANNYARGHYSVGPEILDLVLERIRKLAKHCSGLQGFLIFRSFGGGTGSGFTSLLLEQLSAEYSGKTKLEFSVYPAPRISTAIVEPYNSILTTHPTIEYVDCTFLVDNEAIYNICHGKLDLERPSYASINRLISQAASSITASLRFEGILNVDLIEFQTNLVPYPRIHFPVTSFAPILSADSNHHKEPSVLDITAACFEPSHQLVRCDPRLGKYVACCLLYRGDVVPKEVNAAIVATKSRNSVQFVDWCPTGFKVGINNRPPREVPGGDLAEVQRAVCMLSNSTAVAEAWARLGHKFDLMFAKRAFLHWYIREGMEEGEFAEAREDLAVLEKDYEEMGRSL, encoded by the exons atggcaccccactccagtactcttgcctggaaaatcccatggacggaggagactg ACGAGGTGCGTGCAGGCAGCTACCGCTCACTCTTCCACTCTGAGCAGCTCGTCAGTGGAAAAGAAGATGCTGCAAACAACTACGCCCGAGGTCACTACTCTGTGGGGCCAGAGATCCTCGACCTGGTGCTGGAGAGGATCCGCAAGCTGGCAA aacactgcagtgggcttCAGGGGTTTCTGATCTTCCGAAGCTTTGGAGGAGGCACTGGGTCGGGATTTACGTCTCTCTTGTTGGAGCAGCTCTCCGCAGAATATAGTGGCAAGACTAAATTGGAGTTCTCCGTCTATCCAGCCCCCAGGATCTCAACAGCTATAGTGGAGCCTTACAACTCCATCCTCACCACCCACCCCACCATAGAGTACGTGGACTGTACCTTCCTGGTGGACAACGAGGCCATCTACAACATCTGTCATGGCAAACTTGACCTTGAACGCCCCTCTTATGCCAGCATCAACAGGCTGATCAGCCAGGCAGCATCTTCCATCACTGCCTCCCTCCGGTTTGAAGGCATCCTGAACGTGGACCTGATCGAATTCCAGACCAATCTGGTGCCTTACCCACGGATACACTTCCCAGTGACCAGCTTCGCCCCCATCCTGTCCGCCGACAGCAACCACCACAAGGAGCCGTCTGTGTTGGACATCACAGCTGCATGCTTTGAGCCCTCCCACCAGCTAGTCAGGTGTGATCCTCGCCTGGGGAAGTATGTGGCCTGCTGCCTGCTCTACAGAGGGGATGTGGTCCCCAAGGAGGTGAATGCGGCGATTGTGGCCACAAAGTCCAGGAACTCTGTTCAATTTGTAGACTGGTGTCCGACTGGATTCAAGGTGGGCATCAACAATCGACCCCCCCGGGAGGTGCCAGGAGGGGACCTGGCTGAGGTCCAGCGGGCAGTCTGTATGCTGAGCAACAGCACGGCGGTTGCAGAGGCCTGGGCCCGTCTGGGCCACAAGTTTGATCTCATGTTTGCTAAGAGGGCATTTCTGCACTGGTACATCAGGGAGGGCATGGAGGAAGGCGAGTTTGCAGAGGCCAGGGAGGACTTGGCGGTCCTGGAGAAGGATTATGAGGAAATGGGGAGAAGTCTTTGA
- the TUBAL3 gene encoding tubulin alpha chain-like 3 isoform X2 yields the protein MGASFDSFFCETRAGKYVPRALFMDLEPTVIDEVRAGSYRSLFHSEQLVSGKEDAANNYARGHYSVGPEILDLVLERIRKLAKHCSGLQGFLIFRSFGGGTGSGFTSLLLEQLSAEYSGKTKLEFSVYPAPRISTAIVEPYNSILTTHPTIEYVDCTFLVDNEAIYNICHGKLDLERPSYASINRLISQAASSITASLRFEGILNVDLIEFQTNLVPYPRIHFPVTSFAPILSADSNHHKEPSVLDITAACFEPSHQLVRCDPRLGKYVACCLLYRGDVVPKEVNAAIVATKSRNSVQFVDWCPTGFKVGINNRPPREVPGGDLAEVQRAVCMLSNSTAVAEAWARLGHKFDLMFAKRAFLHWYIREGMEEGEFAEAREDLAVLEKDYEEMGRSL from the exons ATGGGTGCATCTTTCGATTCCTTCTTTTGTGAGACCAGAGCTGGGAAGTATGTGCCCAGAGCACTCTTCATGGACCTGGAGCCTACTGTCATAG ACGAGGTGCGTGCAGGCAGCTACCGCTCACTCTTCCACTCTGAGCAGCTCGTCAGTGGAAAAGAAGATGCTGCAAACAACTACGCCCGAGGTCACTACTCTGTGGGGCCAGAGATCCTCGACCTGGTGCTGGAGAGGATCCGCAAGCTGGCAA aacactgcagtgggcttCAGGGGTTTCTGATCTTCCGAAGCTTTGGAGGAGGCACTGGGTCGGGATTTACGTCTCTCTTGTTGGAGCAGCTCTCCGCAGAATATAGTGGCAAGACTAAATTGGAGTTCTCCGTCTATCCAGCCCCCAGGATCTCAACAGCTATAGTGGAGCCTTACAACTCCATCCTCACCACCCACCCCACCATAGAGTACGTGGACTGTACCTTCCTGGTGGACAACGAGGCCATCTACAACATCTGTCATGGCAAACTTGACCTTGAACGCCCCTCTTATGCCAGCATCAACAGGCTGATCAGCCAGGCAGCATCTTCCATCACTGCCTCCCTCCGGTTTGAAGGCATCCTGAACGTGGACCTGATCGAATTCCAGACCAATCTGGTGCCTTACCCACGGATACACTTCCCAGTGACCAGCTTCGCCCCCATCCTGTCCGCCGACAGCAACCACCACAAGGAGCCGTCTGTGTTGGACATCACAGCTGCATGCTTTGAGCCCTCCCACCAGCTAGTCAGGTGTGATCCTCGCCTGGGGAAGTATGTGGCCTGCTGCCTGCTCTACAGAGGGGATGTGGTCCCCAAGGAGGTGAATGCGGCGATTGTGGCCACAAAGTCCAGGAACTCTGTTCAATTTGTAGACTGGTGTCCGACTGGATTCAAGGTGGGCATCAACAATCGACCCCCCCGGGAGGTGCCAGGAGGGGACCTGGCTGAGGTCCAGCGGGCAGTCTGTATGCTGAGCAACAGCACGGCGGTTGCAGAGGCCTGGGCCCGTCTGGGCCACAAGTTTGATCTCATGTTTGCTAAGAGGGCATTTCTGCACTGGTACATCAGGGAGGGCATGGAGGAAGGCGAGTTTGCAGAGGCCAGGGAGGACTTGGCGGTCCTGGAGAAGGATTATGAGGAAATGGGGAGAAGTCTTTGA
- the UCN3 gene encoding urocortin-3 yields the protein MLVPAPFLLVLLLLLGAPQAGLSQRSSKAGSSLSCLHTALREAERSQRKDTSLLIKRAFPALPRGDLEDQEAQEEEDTEKRTFPGSGGGGGGGGAGSTRYKYPSQAQFQGRPSQDKAKSDRRTKVTLSLDVPTNIMNILFNIAKAKNLRAKAAANAHLMAQIGRKK from the coding sequence ATGCTCGTGCCAGCCCCCTTCCTGCTGGTCTTGCTGCTGCTCCTCGGGGCCCCCCAGGCGGGCCTCTCCCAGAGGTCCTCCAAAGCCGGGTCCAGCCTCAGCTGTCTCCACACAGCCCTGCGCGAGGCCGAGAGGAGCCAGCGGAAGGACACATCGCTGCTGATCAAGCGGGCCTTCCCCGCCTTGCCCCGCGGAGACCTGGAGGACCAGGAGGcgcaggaggaggaggacacaGAGAAAAGGACCTTCCCTGGCTCCGGGGGTGGCGGCGGTGGTGGCGGGGCTGGCAGCACCCGGTACAAGTACCCGTCCCAGGCACAGTTCCAGGGGCGGCCATCCCAGGACAAGGCCAAGAGTGACCGGCGCACCAAGGTCACTCTGTCCCTGGACGTCCCCACTAACATCATGAACATCCTCTTCAACATCGCCAAGGCCAAGAACCTGCGAGCCAAGGCCGCCGCCAATGCCCACCTCATGGCCCAGATCGGGCGGAAGAAGtag